ATTGCAGAAACTGAGAAAAGCGTGTGAGCTAGCTGATTTTGCTATCCAAACAGGAGTGAATGAAATCCAGGAAGGCAAGACCGAGCTTGATGTACTTGCAGCGATTGAATATGAATTGAAGAAAAAAGGCGTAACGCAAATGTCGTTTTCAACGATGGTCCTTACTGGTAAAAATGCAGCTGCTCCCCATGGTACTCCAGGCCTGACAAAGATCAAGAAAGGTGACCTCGTCTTGTTCGACCTTGGTGTTGTGATGGATGGTTACTGCTCAGATATCACAAGGACCGTTGCTTACGGTGAAATCAATAAACAGCAGGAAGAAATTTATAACACCGTTCTAAAAGCACAGCTGAAAGCTCTTGATACAGCACGAGCTGGTGTAGCATGTTCAGAGGTAGACCTTGCTGCACGCAATGTGATCGAAGAAGCTGGATACGGAGATTACTTCCCTCACCGCCTCGGACACGGACTTGGAGTCAGCGTACACGAATATCCATCATTAACAAGCACGAACCCTTTAATCATGGAAAAAGGCATGGTGTTCACTGCTGAGCCGGGAATTTATGTACCAGGTGTAGCCGGCGTAAGAATTGAAGATGATGTCGTCATTACCGAAGATGGAATCGAGATTTTAACGAAATTCCCTAAGGAATTGGTTTTTGTATCGTAAAATAAATTAAAACCGCCTGAATCACGTGACCAGGCGGTTTATTATTGGCTAAAAAGGTTAATTTCCTTGGCGCAAACAACGCTTCACAATTTTTATAGCGACTTTTTATTTTTTATAGCGACTTTCATTTTTATATAGCGAGTTTTTCACTTTTATAGCGAGTTTTTCACTTTTTATAGCGAGTTTCAACGTTTTATAGCGGGTTGGAAAATATCCGTGTTTTTTTCCA
This window of the Mesobacillus jeotgali genome carries:
- a CDS encoding M24 family metallopeptidase, with the translated sequence MTERLAALSGWMKDNGVDVTFVTSPDNVFYLSGFLSDPHERLLAVAVFQDAEPFMICPAMDKENAKNAGWGLEIIGYSDTDDSMELAYNAIKKRVPSIKKTAIEKEQLNVERYEKMAGLFGGSEFVSAEEKLRLMRMIKTEEELQKLRKACELADFAIQTGVNEIQEGKTELDVLAAIEYELKKKGVTQMSFSTMVLTGKNAAAPHGTPGLTKIKKGDLVLFDLGVVMDGYCSDITRTVAYGEINKQQEEIYNTVLKAQLKALDTARAGVACSEVDLAARNVIEEAGYGDYFPHRLGHGLGVSVHEYPSLTSTNPLIMEKGMVFTAEPGIYVPGVAGVRIEDDVVITEDGIEILTKFPKELVFVS